The proteins below come from a single Miscanthus floridulus cultivar M001 chromosome 1, ASM1932011v1, whole genome shotgun sequence genomic window:
- the LOC136496997 gene encoding 2-isopropylmalate synthase 2, chloroplastic-like isoform X2 has protein sequence MTSAEKLVVARQLACLGVDIIDAGFPASSPDDLDAVRCRPRAGGGNCQGDGGVRPQPGMPWCIPLDLSVFEAARPGCQFSAKS, from the exons ATGACCAGCGCCGAGAAGCTCGTCGTCGCACGCCAGCTCGCCTGCCTCGGCGTCGACATCATCGACGCCGGCTTCCCGGCCTCATCCCCCGACGACCTCGACGCCGTGCGATGTCGACCTCGAGCAGGTGGTGGCAATTGCCAGGGAGATGGTGGCGTACGCCCGCAGCCTGGGATGCCCTGGTGTATCCCCTTGGATCTCAG CGTTTTTGAAGCTGCAAGGCCAGGATGCCAATTTTCTGCCAAAAG TTGA
- the LOC136496997 gene encoding 2-isopropylmalate synthase 2, chloroplastic-like isoform X1 → MTSAEKLVVARQLACLGVDIIDAGFPASSPDDLDAVRCRPRAGGGNCQGDGGVRPQPGMPWCIPLDLSCKARMPIFCQKLTRASIYGCSQGLQQESGKEIASEVKQKLDDGSVKFEMTLI, encoded by the exons ATGACCAGCGCCGAGAAGCTCGTCGTCGCACGCCAGCTCGCCTGCCTCGGCGTCGACATCATCGACGCCGGCTTCCCGGCCTCATCCCCCGACGACCTCGACGCCGTGCGATGTCGACCTCGAGCAGGTGGTGGCAATTGCCAGGGAGATGGTGGCGTACGCCCGCAGCCTGGGATGCCCTGGTGTATCCCCTTGGATCTCAG CTGCAAGGCCAGGATGCCAATTTTCTGCCAAAAG TTGACCCGAGCTTCAATTTATGGTTGCTCTCAAGGTCTGCAGCAGGAGTCCGGCAAGGAAATAGCCTCGGAAGTAAAACAGAAGCTGGATGATGGTTCAGTCAAATTTGAGATGACACTGATTTAA